The genomic interval GATGGACGCCGGGCAGGCGGCGGGCGAGGGTCTCGGCATGGAAGGAGCCCATGCGGCCCGCGCCCACCAGGCCGATGGCGAGGGGCAGTTGGGTGGTCATGGGGGTTCTCCCTGGTGCCGTGTGAATGTGCCGTGTGATTCCGGGGCGGGTCAGACCGTGAACGCGGTGCGGAAGCGGTCCAGGGCGCGCTCGCTCTCGCTCTCCGAGGCCCACGCCTCCATCGCGACCGTGCCGTCGTAGCCGATGTCGGCGAGGGCGCGGGCGATCGCCGGGTAGTTGATCTCGCCGGTGCCGGGCTCTTGGCGGCCGGGTACGTCCGCCACCTGGATCTCGCCGATGAGGTCCAACTCGTGGGCCTTGCGGACGAGTTCGATGAGGTTCCCCTCGCCGATCTGCGCGTGGTAGAGGTCCAGGTTCATCCGCAGGCCGGGCCGGTCCACCGCCTTGACCAGGGCCAGGGTGTCGGCGGCCGTCGCGAACGGTACGCCCGGGTGGTCGACCGCGGCGTTGAGGTTCTCCAGCGTGAAGGTGACGCCCGCGCTCTCGCCCAGCTCGGCGAGGCGGGTCAGGGTGCGGTGGGCGGCGATCCACATCGCGCCGGTGGGCTCGCCGGTCACCGGAACCACCGGCAGGCCCTCGGAGTCGAGGCCGGTGCCGTGCAAGTTCAGCCGGGGGCAGCCCAGTTGATCGGCGGCCTTCACCGACTCCTCGGCGGTGCGCAGGAGTTCGGCGGCGCCCGCCTCGTCGGTGAGGCTGCCCCGGATGTAGCCCGTCATCGACGAGAATTCGGCCGGGGTCCGCGTGAGCGCGTCCAGATCGTGCCGGGTCCAGTCCCAGATCTCGACCTGGAAACCGGCCTCGTGGATGCGCCGGGCCCGCTCGTGGATCGGGAGGTCCCGGAAGACCATCTCGGCACAGACCGCCAACGTGTACATGACTGCTCGCCCTCTTCTAGAACGTTCTAGATGGCAGTAGTACCCCACTACTGGATTCCCGTGTCAAGCCCTCGCCGGGCATGTTTCTAGAACGTTGCAGTACCTTCGGAGCAGCGACGTCGCACACCTTTCGGAGCGGCTACGATCCCGAGACGCGACGACACCTCGACCGGAAGGACCACCGTGCCGACCACCCCCGCGGTCCCCGACGGAAAGCGGCCCACGCTGGCCCATGTCGCGGCCCGGGCGGGCGTGTCCGTCGCGCTCGTCTCCATCGTGATGCGCGGGGCCTACGGCGCGAGCGCCACCACCCGCGAGCGGGTGCTCAAGGCCGCCGAGGAGATCGGCTACCGGCCCGACACCCGGGCCAGGGTGCTGCGCAGCAACCGCTCACGCCTGCTCGGCGTGCAGTTCGGGCTGCGCCATCCCTTCCACACCGACCTGGTGGAGGGCATCTACGCCGCCGCCGAACCCGCCGGCTACCAGGTCGCGCTCAGCGCGGTCGCGCCCACGCGCGGTGAGCGGCAGGCCGTGGAGGCGCTGCTCGCCGACCGCTGCGAGGCCCTCGTCCTGCTCGGCCCCGAGGTCCCGGCCGCCCGCCTCGCGCACCTCGCGACCCAGGTCCCGGTCGTCTCGGTGGCCCGGCGGCTACGGCCCGCCCCACCTGCCGTGGACGTCGTCCGCACCGCCGACGACGAGGGCGCCCGCCAGGCCGTGGACCACCTGGTCGCGCTCGGTCACCGCGCCATCGCCCACATCGACGGCGGCCGGGCACCCGGCGCCGCCGACCGCCGCCGCGGCTACCGCACCGCGATGCACCGCCACGGCCTCGACGACCACGTCCGCGTGTTGCCCGGCGGTCTCACCGAGGACGACGGCGCGCGGGCCGCCCGCACCCTGCTGGCGGAGAAACGCCGGCCCAGCTCGGTCCTCGCCTTCAACGACCGCTGCGCCACCGGCGTCCTCGACACCTTCCTGCGGGCCGGGGTGTCCGTCCCCGGCGACATCTCCGTGGTCGGCTTCGACGACACCAGCCTGTCCCGGCTCGCGCACATCGACCTCACCACCGTCGCCCAGGACGTCCCGCGCCTCGCGGAACTCGCCGTGGGCCGCGCCATCGCCCGCCTGGACGGCGAGGCCGTAGCGGACGGGGAGCAGGTCGTCCCGCCCCACCTCGTCGTCCGCGGCACCACAGCTCCGCCTGCTACGGGCTGACCCGGGTCACTCCGGGGTAGTCGGCTCCAGGGTCTCGCGGGCCTTCGGCAGGATGTTCTTGAGGTAGTCGTCGACCGCCGTGTCCAGGCCGATGTCGTGCTGGGCGTGCTCGGACATGTACCAGCGGTGTTCGAGCAGCTCGTGGTAGATCTCGGCCGGGTCCATCGCGCCGCGCAGTTCCAGCGGTACGGCCCGCACGGTCGGCCGGAACACGTCCCGCACCCACCGGTGCGCGAGCACCTCGGGCCGGGCGGCGAGCGGGTCGCCCGGGGCGTAGTCGTCCTGGGTGGCCATCCAGGACTCCAGGTCGTTGAGCAGCCGCCGCGCCTGGTTCTCCTCGGCGTCCAGGCCGGTCAGGCGCAGCAGTTGACGCTGGTGGTGGCCCGCGTCGACGACCTTCGGCACGAAGGTGACCGTGTCGCCGTTGGAGGAGTGCTCGATCTGCATCTCGGCCACGTCGAAGCCGAGTTCGTTCAGTCGCCGGATCCGGCGTTCGATGAAGTGGTACTTGCCCGCCGGGTACACCGAGACGCGGGTCAGCTCCTCCCACAGACTCTGGTACCGGGCGCAGATCTCCATGCCGAACTCGATCGGGTCGACGGAGGGGTGCAGCGCCCCGGACGCCTCCAGGTCGAGCAGTTCCCCGCTGATGTTCACGCGGGCGAGGTCGAGGTCGTAGTCGCGCTGCCCGTTGCTCAGCGCCGGGTGCAGATCGCCGGTCTCCGCGTCCACCAGATACGCGGCGTACGCGCCCGCGTCCCGCCGGAACAGCGTGTTGGACAGCGAGCAGTCGCCCCACGCGAACCCGGCCAGGTGCAGCCGCACCAGCAGCACCGCGAGCGCGTCCATCAGCCGGTGCATGGTGGCCGGCCGCAGCGTCGTCTCGAACATCGAGCGGTACGGCATCGAGCCGCCCAGGTGCCGAGTGATCAGCACCGGCTCCAGCGGCTCGCCGGCGGCGTCGGCGCGTCCGGTGACCACGGCGAGGGGGTCGACCGCCGGGATGCCGAGCCGGTCCAGGTCGCGCAGCAGCTCGTACTCGCGCAGCGCGGGGCGTTCCGCCAGTTCCTTGACGGCTATAACCTCGCTGCCGGCGCGGGCGTAGCGCACGACGTGGCGGGAGATACCGCGCGGCAGCGGCACCAGGTACTCGTCCGGCCACTCCTCCAGGGGGACGTCCCAGGGCAGTTCCAGCAGGAGGACCGGATGCTCCGGGTTCGTCGCGTTGATTTGCAGTGCCATGGGGTGACCTTAGATCGCGTGCTCGCGGGCGCGCCGCGCCGCCTCACGGACCGGACCGGTGTGCAGCGGGCCGTGGCCGGGCAGCAGGGTCTCGGCGTCGAGCGCTTCGAGGACGTCCAGCGAGGCCACGGCACGCTCGCGCTCGTGATGGAACATGTCGGGCAGCAGCTGCGGGCCCTTGATCCGGGAGGTCGGGTGGCCGCTCACCAGGGCGTCCCCGGAGATCACGATCCCGCTGTCCGGGAGATGGAACACGCAGTGCCCGCTCGTATGGCCGGGGGTGTGCACGGGGACGGGCCGGCCGGGCAGGTCGAGCGGGCCGTCCGCGCCCGGGAACGCCTCGGCCGCGGCGACGGGATGCTGCTCGGTGCCGCCGACGCGGATCGTGTGCACCATCCACGGCAGCACTCCGGGACGCCAGACGTTCTTCAGTACGTCCCCGACGGTCACCTGCTGGAGGAACTCCCGCCGTGCGTGCGGTACTTCGGCCTCGTGCAGGTACACCGGCGTGCCGTAGGTGTCGCGCAGGTACTCCGCCGAACCGAGGTGGTCGTTGTGCGCGTGGGTGATCAGCACCGCCGTGACGGCTTTCGGTGAACTCCCCACCTGCTCAAGGGAGTCGAGCACGAGCTGCCGGTCCCCGGGGTACCCGGTGTCCACCAGCGTGACCGCGTCGCCGTCCGTGAGGATCACCCAGTTGGTGTTGCTGCCGTGCACCAGGTAGGTGCCGTCGGCGACTTGGCGTACATCTGCCCGCATGATCGTCCCTCGTGAGGTGGTGCCCCGTACGGGAACAGCCAACCAGACGCGGATGACCTCGGCTCGCGCGGGGGAAGCCGCCTCCGACGCCGTCCGTCGGGGGGGGGGGCGACCCCCGCGCGCATCCGAAGCGGCCGCCTCTCCGCCTCAGTGCACGCCGTGCGGGCGGAACTGCACGCTGATGCGCGGTCCCGCGGCGCGGGTGGTCTTGGGGACGCAGTGCTCCCAGGTCCGCTGACAGGAGCCGCCCATCACGATCAGGTCGCCGTGCCCGAGCGGGCGCCGCACCGACTCGCCGCCGCGCACGGGCCGTAGCAGCAGGTCGCGGGGCGCGCCCACGGAGAGGATCGCCACCATCGTGTCCTCGCGGGCACCCCGCCCGATCCGGTCGCCGTGCCAGGCGACACTGTCCCGGCCGTCGCGGTAGTAGCAGAGCCCGGACGTGGAGAACGGTTCGCCCAACTCCCGCGCGTAGTACGCCGAGAGAGCGTCTCGGGCCTCGGTGAGCACCGGGTGGGGGAGCGTGTCGTCGGCGCCGTAGTAGGCGAGCAGTCGCGGTACGGCGACGACCTGGTCGTACATCTGACGGCGCTCCGCGCGCCACGGCACCTCGGTGGCCAACTCCTCGAAGAGGGTGTCGGCGCCGCCGAGCCACCCGGGCAGCACGTCGATCCAGGCGCCGAGTCCCAGTGCCGTACGGCGGATCCCGTGGAGGGGGCCGGGGCGGAGCTGGTCGGTCTGGTCGAAGAGGGAGCCCTGGAGGTGGTGCGCGGTCATGGGACCAGCGTACTCTTTATTCGAATAGCTGTTCCCATCCGAAGTGGACCCCTTTGGATACATCGACGTATCGGATACATTCACGTATCGAACGAAGGATGCGGAGGTCCGGACATGGCGGTGGAGGCGACGGCCAAACGTGTGACCAGGCGCCGGGTGCGCACGCGCGCCAAGCTGCTGGACGCCGCGTTCGCCGTGTTCGCGGCGAAGGGGTTCGGGCGGGTCTCCATCGAGGAGGTCTGCGAGGCCGCCGGTTACAGCCGGGGCGCGTTCTACTCGAACTTCGGCAGCCTGGACGAGCTGTTCTTCGCGCTCTACCGGGACCGGGCCGAGCTGATCGCCGACCAGGTGGCCGGCGCGTTCGCGCTCGACGGGCCCGACCTCGATGTGCCCGCGGCGGTGGACCGGGTCACCGACGTGCTGCTCCTCGACCTGGACTGGCTGCTGGTGAAGACCGACTTCCTGGTGCACGCGGCCCGGGACCCGGCCGTCGCCCAGACCCTCCTCGACCACCGAGCACGGCTGCGCGGCGCGATCGCCGACCGGCTCATCCGGGCACGCGGACACACTCAACTGCCCGCCGTACTGGGCGACATCGAGGGCGCCGCCCACGCGGTGATCGCCGCGTACGACGGAGTCACCACCCAGCTGCTGCTCGACAAGGACGCCGAGCGGGCGCGCTCCTGGCTCAAGCAGTTGCTCACCGCGCTGCTGACCGACGGCAGCAACACCCCTGAATGACAACCCACTTGAGAAGGGCAACGTCGCCATGGATGCGGACGTCATCGTCGTCGGAGCCGGGCTGGCCGGTCTGGTCGCGGCCCATGAACTGACCAGCCGGGGACGCCGGGTCGCGCTCGTCGACCAGGAGAACGCCAACAACCTCGGCGGGCAGGCGTTCTGGTCCTTCGGCGGACTGTTCCTCGTCGACTCGCCGGAACAGCGCCGTCTCGGCATCAAGGACTCCTTCGACCTGGCCTGGAGTGACTGGCAGGGCAGCGCCGGTTTTGACCGCGTCGACGACGAGGACTCGTGGGCGGTGCGCTGGGCGCGCGCCTACGTCGAGTTCGCGGCCGGCGAGAAGCGGACCTGGCTCGACGGGCACGGCATCAAGCTGCTGCCCACGGTCGGGTGGGCGGAACGCGGCGACCTGCGCGCCCACGGCCACGGCAACTCCGTCCCGCGCTTCCACGTCACCTGGGGCACCGGCACCGGAGTCGTCGAACCCTTCGTGAACTACGCCAGGCAGGCCGCCCGTGACGGACTGCTCACCTTCTACTACCGTCACCAGGTCGACGAGTTGGTGGTCGAGGAGGGCGAGGCGCGCGGCGTCCGCGGCACGGTCCTCGCCGAGGACAACGCGGCCCGGGGCGTCTCCTCCAGCCGCGAGGCGATCGGCGACTTCGAACTCACCGCGCAGGCCGTCGTCGTCACCACCGGCGGCATCGGTGCCAACCATGACATCGTCCGCGAGTACTGGCCCGAGCGCCTCGGCACTCCGCCTGCGGAGATGGTCACCGGCGTACCGGCCTACGTCGACGGCCGGATGCTCGACATCAGCGCCGAAGCGGGCGTACGACTCGTCAACCGCGACCGCATGTGGCACTACACCGAGGGCCTCCAGAACTGGGACCCGGTCTGGCCCGGCCACGGCATCCGCATCCTGCCCGGCCCGTCGTCCCTGTGGTTCGACGCCCTCGGCCGCCGCCTGCCCGACCCGTGCCTGCCGGGCTACGACACCCTCAACACCCTCAAGTACCTGCGCACCACCGAGGACTTGGCGGAGCACGACCACTCCTGGTTCATCCTCACCCAGAAGATCATCGAGAAGGAGTTCGCGCTGTCGGGCTCCGAGCAGAACCCCGACATCACCGCCAAGGACAAGAAGGCGGTCCTGCGCGACCGGCTCCTCGGCAAGGGCGCCCCGGGCCCGGTGGACGCCTTCCTGCGCAAGGGCGCGGACTTCGTGACCGCCGGCAATCTGGAGCAACTGGTCGAGAAGATGAACCAGTTGACCGACAAGCCTCTTCTGGACGCGGCCGTCGTGCGGCGCCAGATCGAGGCCCGCGACCTCCAGATGGCCAACCCCTACAGCAAGGACTCCCAGGTCCAGGGCATCCGCAACGCCCGCCGCTACATCGGCGACCGCCTGGGCCGCGTGGCCACCCCGCACCGCATCCTGGACCCGGCGGCCGGGCCCCTGATCGGCGTCAAACTGCACGTCCTGACCCGCAAGACCCTCGGCGGCATCCAGACGGACCTCGACTCACGCGCGCTGGCCGCCGACGGAAAGCCGATCGGCGGGTTGTACGCGGCGGGCGAGGTCGCGGGCTTCGGTGGTGGTGGGGTCCACGGCTACAACGCGCTCGAAGGCACGTTCCTGGGTGGCTGCCTCTTCTCGGGCCGGGCGGCGGGACGCGCGGCGGCGAAGCAGACGGCCTAGCGGTACGTGGCCAGACCTGCGGCCCGCCTCCAGGAGGTTCACCCCTCCAGGAGGCGGGCCAGCACCGAGGCGTGACTCCGCTCCGGCGACCTGACCGCCGTCACCAGGGTCACCGGTCCCATACGGACCAAGTTCCGCAGGGTGTGCAGGAGTTGAGCCGCCTCGGATTCGGCGAGCTCGGCCTCGAAACGGCTGCTGAACTCGTCGAAGTCGCCCTCGCCCGCGTGATACCAGCGGCGCAGTTCGGTCGACGGGGTGATCCCCTTGGGCCACTCGTCGACCCGGGCCGCGTCCTTGGACAGGCCACGCGGCCACAGCCGATCGACCATGACGCGCACACCGTCCTCCGGCTCGGGCGGATCGTAGACACGACGCACGCGGACGGTCACGGGCGGACTCCCTCGGGTGGCGGTGGTGCGGTGAGCCTACGGTGTGCGTCCAGAAGCCGCGTCCGTCACTACGTCGTCCGGCGCAACCGCCATGTCGACGACCTGCGCCCACGCGCCGTCGTCGACATGGCGGTCGTCGCCCGATGCGGCACGGGCCGCCCGGTTCAGAAGGCGTGGGCCATCAGCTCGGCGAACAGGGCGTGCTCGTCGACATCGAGGCCCCGGGAACGGAACCAGCCGCAGATGTTGGCGCAGTCGCGCTGGAGGTAGGTCATCCCGTTGAGGTTGCCGACCAGGTCGACGATCTGTGGCAGGTCGATGATGACCAGCCGTTCGCCTGCCGCCAGGATGTTGTACGCCGAGAGGTCGCCGTGCACGAGGCCGTTCTGCACCATCACCGCGAGCGCGTCGGTGAGTTGCTCGAAGTACGCCGCCAGCAGGTCGGGTGAGGGGCGGGTCTGGGCGAGCCGGGGCGCTGTCTGGACGGTGCCGTCCTCGTCGACGACGGTGATCCACTCCATCAGGATCTCGGTGCCGTCGATCTGGACCGGATAGGGGACCGGCAGCCCGAGGTTCCAGAGCCGTACCAGCGCGGCCCATTCGGACACCGCCCACTCGCCGGCCGCGACCTGCCGGCCGAAGGTGCTCTTCCGTTTCAGGGCACGCTCGTCGCGTGAGCGCTTCACCGAGCGGCCCTCGGTGTAGGACGCGGTGCGGTGGAAGGTCCGGTGCTCGGGGGAGCGGTACCGCTTGGCCGCCATGACGACCCCGGGGGCGGGGTCGCGCGGGTCGGCGCGCTCGACGAGGTGGACGTCCGCCTCCTTGCCGGTCTTGAGGACGCCGAGTTCGGTGTCGATCGCGCCCTGCGAGGTCACCACCCAGTCCGGGAGCGGCTCGGGGCCCCGGCTCAGGGGTTCGACGCGGAGCCAGGTCGACCAGCGCTGGCCGTCGGCGAGGTCGTCGTAGGGGCGGAATTCGAAGACGAACCGGTCGTCGATGTCGTCCGGTACCGCGTTGCCCGGCGGCGGGCCGTGGCGGTAGGGGGCGGTGCCGAAGTCGTCAGGAAACGCCGGGAGTCGAGAGTGCTGGGGGTGTTGCGGGAAGTCGTTGCGAGACATCGCTGAGGGTGCTCCATGAGGTGAGAGGGAGGCGGTCGGCGGGCAGGCCGAGGACAGTCGTGTTCACGGTCGCGCCTCCTCTCGTGGAGCACCGGGCGGCTCCCGGTCGCCCGCCCATGGTGAGGGGCGGGTGCGGGGAGCGGCAACCGAATTAAGTCGGCCCACGTTGAACGGCCCCACCGGTGCAGCAGGTTTCCGGCGTGCTCCTCCGTACCGGGCTCGTCTCGGCGCTGGTGTGCCGGCGGAAGTCGGGTTGGCGATCGCCGGACCCAGGCGCTCGTCGCTGTCCGGCAGCCGTGCGGTCATCGCCCGAGGCGACTCGCGCCGCCCATCCGGCGTCAACCTGCTTACGCGGCAAGAGAGTTCTGCTAGCGGCCCTTCCGCACGAGGTCGGTGATGCGCTCGCCCTCGCCGATCGTGAGGGGGCCGGTTGCCTCCGTGGGGTCGCCGACGCCCAGCGCGACCGCCAGCGTGCGGCCGTGCAGGTCGAGGGTGGCCTCGGTCAGCGTGGTGAGATCGGCTACGGCGGAGCGGGCGCGGGCCCAACCGGTCAGGCCGATGCCCGCGGCGATCAAAACGGCCGGCCACCACACCACGGTGAGTGCGAGGTAGGGCAGGGCCCAGGTTCCGGTGGCGACCGCGGCGGCGAACGCCGAGTGCGCGGCGGTGAGTTCGGTGCGTGCGGCGTCGGGAAGGACCAGCCAGAGCCGGGACCAGCCGTAGGCCAGGTCGAGTCCGTAGCGGTGGTGTGCGATCGACTCCACGGCGTGGATCCGGTCGCCCATCCAGGTCGGCCTGCCCGGTTCGGCCATGGCCAGCCGGGTGACGCGGTCGGCCACGGCATCGATCCGGTCCTGCTGCTCGCGGGTGGGTGTGCCCGGACTCCCTGCTTCGAGTGCCCGGCGTTCCTCCACGAGTTGGTGCCACCGGGCACGCCGACGCGCCGTCCGTGCCGCCGCGACCGCGAGGAACGGGCGGGGCCACGGCCCGAGCCAGACGCGCCGGGTGACTCCGGCCAGCGCCTGCACGACGAAGCC from Streptomyces sp. NBC_01288 carries:
- a CDS encoding TIM barrel protein; translation: MYTLAVCAEMVFRDLPIHERARRIHEAGFQVEIWDWTRHDLDALTRTPAEFSSMTGYIRGSLTDEAGAAELLRTAEESVKAADQLGCPRLNLHGTGLDSEGLPVVPVTGEPTGAMWIAAHRTLTRLAELGESAGVTFTLENLNAAVDHPGVPFATAADTLALVKAVDRPGLRMNLDLYHAQIGEGNLIELVRKAHELDLIGEIQVADVPGRQEPGTGEINYPAIARALADIGYDGTVAMEAWASESESERALDRFRTAFTV
- a CDS encoding LacI family DNA-binding transcriptional regulator translates to MPTTPAVPDGKRPTLAHVAARAGVSVALVSIVMRGAYGASATTRERVLKAAEEIGYRPDTRARVLRSNRSRLLGVQFGLRHPFHTDLVEGIYAAAEPAGYQVALSAVAPTRGERQAVEALLADRCEALVLLGPEVPAARLAHLATQVPVVSVARRLRPAPPAVDVVRTADDEGARQAVDHLVALGHRAIAHIDGGRAPGAADRRRGYRTAMHRHGLDDHVRVLPGGLTEDDGARAARTLLAEKRRPSSVLAFNDRCATGVLDTFLRAGVSVPGDISVVGFDDTSLSRLAHIDLTTVAQDVPRLAELAVGRAIARLDGEAVADGEQVVPPHLVVRGTTAPPATG
- a CDS encoding DUF4032 domain-containing protein, which gives rise to MALQINATNPEHPVLLLELPWDVPLEEWPDEYLVPLPRGISRHVVRYARAGSEVIAVKELAERPALREYELLRDLDRLGIPAVDPLAVVTGRADAAGEPLEPVLITRHLGGSMPYRSMFETTLRPATMHRLMDALAVLLVRLHLAGFAWGDCSLSNTLFRRDAGAYAAYLVDAETGDLHPALSNGQRDYDLDLARVNISGELLDLEASGALHPSVDPIEFGMEICARYQSLWEELTRVSVYPAGKYHFIERRIRRLNELGFDVAEMQIEHSSNGDTVTFVPKVVDAGHHQRQLLRLTGLDAEENQARRLLNDLESWMATQDDYAPGDPLAARPEVLAHRWVRDVFRPTVRAVPLELRGAMDPAEIYHELLEHRWYMSEHAQHDIGLDTAVDDYLKNILPKARETLEPTTPE
- a CDS encoding MBL fold metallo-hydrolase, with translation MRADVRQVADGTYLVHGSNTNWVILTDGDAVTLVDTGYPGDRQLVLDSLEQVGSSPKAVTAVLITHAHNDHLGSAEYLRDTYGTPVYLHEAEVPHARREFLQQVTVGDVLKNVWRPGVLPWMVHTIRVGGTEQHPVAAAEAFPGADGPLDLPGRPVPVHTPGHTSGHCVFHLPDSGIVISGDALVSGHPTSRIKGPQLLPDMFHHERERAVASLDVLEALDAETLLPGHGPLHTGPVREAARRAREHAI
- a CDS encoding alpha-ketoglutarate-dependent dioxygenase AlkB; protein product: MTAHHLQGSLFDQTDQLRPGPLHGIRRTALGLGAWIDVLPGWLGGADTLFEELATEVPWRAERRQMYDQVVAVPRLLAYYGADDTLPHPVLTEARDALSAYYARELGEPFSTSGLCYYRDGRDSVAWHGDRIGRGAREDTMVAILSVGAPRDLLLRPVRGGESVRRPLGHGDLIVMGGSCQRTWEHCVPKTTRAAGPRISVQFRPHGVH
- a CDS encoding TetR/AcrR family transcriptional regulator, with the protein product MAVEATAKRVTRRRVRTRAKLLDAAFAVFAAKGFGRVSIEEVCEAAGYSRGAFYSNFGSLDELFFALYRDRAELIADQVAGAFALDGPDLDVPAAVDRVTDVLLLDLDWLLVKTDFLVHAARDPAVAQTLLDHRARLRGAIADRLIRARGHTQLPAVLGDIEGAAHAVIAAYDGVTTQLLLDKDAERARSWLKQLLTALLTDGSNTPE
- a CDS encoding FAD-binding dehydrogenase, translated to MDADVIVVGAGLAGLVAAHELTSRGRRVALVDQENANNLGGQAFWSFGGLFLVDSPEQRRLGIKDSFDLAWSDWQGSAGFDRVDDEDSWAVRWARAYVEFAAGEKRTWLDGHGIKLLPTVGWAERGDLRAHGHGNSVPRFHVTWGTGTGVVEPFVNYARQAARDGLLTFYYRHQVDELVVEEGEARGVRGTVLAEDNAARGVSSSREAIGDFELTAQAVVVTTGGIGANHDIVREYWPERLGTPPAEMVTGVPAYVDGRMLDISAEAGVRLVNRDRMWHYTEGLQNWDPVWPGHGIRILPGPSSLWFDALGRRLPDPCLPGYDTLNTLKYLRTTEDLAEHDHSWFILTQKIIEKEFALSGSEQNPDITAKDKKAVLRDRLLGKGAPGPVDAFLRKGADFVTAGNLEQLVEKMNQLTDKPLLDAAVVRRQIEARDLQMANPYSKDSQVQGIRNARRYIGDRLGRVATPHRILDPAAGPLIGVKLHVLTRKTLGGIQTDLDSRALAADGKPIGGLYAAGEVAGFGGGGVHGYNALEGTFLGGCLFSGRAAGRAAAKQTA
- a CDS encoding DUF488 domain-containing protein, which codes for MTVRVRRVYDPPEPEDGVRVMVDRLWPRGLSKDAARVDEWPKGITPSTELRRWYHAGEGDFDEFSSRFEAELAESEAAQLLHTLRNLVRMGPVTLVTAVRSPERSHASVLARLLEG
- a CDS encoding serine protein kinase RIO gives rise to the protein MSRNDFPQHPQHSRLPAFPDDFGTAPYRHGPPPGNAVPDDIDDRFVFEFRPYDDLADGQRWSTWLRVEPLSRGPEPLPDWVVTSQGAIDTELGVLKTGKEADVHLVERADPRDPAPGVVMAAKRYRSPEHRTFHRTASYTEGRSVKRSRDERALKRKSTFGRQVAAGEWAVSEWAALVRLWNLGLPVPYPVQIDGTEILMEWITVVDEDGTVQTAPRLAQTRPSPDLLAAYFEQLTDALAVMVQNGLVHGDLSAYNILAAGERLVIIDLPQIVDLVGNLNGMTYLQRDCANICGWFRSRGLDVDEHALFAELMAHAF